The following coding sequences lie in one Spinacia oleracea cultivar Varoflay chromosome 1, BTI_SOV_V1, whole genome shotgun sequence genomic window:
- the LOC130464473 gene encoding S-protein homolog 1-like gives MNPHGFLVHFLLLILTITIIKSSNHGGNKPKMIADAYGVFVKYHIAVINGLSNETLNVHCKSDSQDKGLQILAVNTNFTWSISTGFTSQAFFNCNIIKEHGGKIEFLAFLDNAKFVDDGCGGRHCFWKARDNGLYLWHIPDQIYVFKYGWQGKF, from the coding sequence atgaatccacatGGTTTTCTTGTGCATTTTTTGCTCCTGATACTTACAATTACTATTATTAAGTCATCAAATCATGGTGGAAACAAACCCAAAATGATTGCTGATGCATATGGTGTATTTGTTAAATATCATATAGCCGTTATAAATGGTTTGTCTAATGAAACCCTTAACGTGCATTGTAAATCAGATTCTCAAGATAAAGGTCTTCAAATATTGGCAGTGAATACAAATTTCACTTGGAGTATTAGCACTGGTTTCACTTCACAGGCGTTTTTTAATTGCAATATAATAAAGGAACATGGCGGTAAAATCGAATTTTTGGCATTTCTAGACAATGCTAAGTTCGTTGATGACGGATGTGGAGGGCGACATTGCTTTTGGAAGGCAAGGGATAATGGACTATATTTGTGGCATATTCCTGATCAAATATATGTGTTCAAGTATGGTTGGCAAGGAAAATTTTAG
- the LOC130464504 gene encoding S-protein homolog 1-like: MNPHGFLVHFLLLILAITIIKSSNHGGNKPKMIADAYGVFVKYHIAVINGLSNETLNVHCKSDSQDKGLQILAVNTNFTWSISTSFTSQAFFNCNIIKEHGGKIEFLAFLDNAKFIDDGCGGRHCFWKARDNGLYLWHIPDQIYVFKYGWQGKF, from the coding sequence atgaatccacatGGGTTTCTTGTGCATTTTTTGCTCCTGATACTTGCAATTACTATTATTAAGTCATCAAATCATGGTGGAAACAAACCCAAAATGATTGCTGATGCATATGGTGTATTTGTTAAATATCATATAGCCGTTATAAATGGTTTGTCTAATGAAACCCTTAACGTGCATTGTAAATCAGATTCTCAAGATAAAGGTCTTCAAATATTGGCAGTGAATACAAATTTCACTTGGAGTATTAGCACTAGTTTCACTTCACAGGCGTTTTTTAATTGCAATATAATAAAGGAACATGGCGGTAAAATCGAATTTTTGGCATTTCTAGACAATGCTAAGTTCATTGATGACGGATGTGGAGGGCGACATTGCTTTTGGAAGGCAAGGGATAATGGACTATATTTGTGGCATATTCCTGATCAAATATATGTGTTCAAGTATGGTTGGCAAGGAAAATTTTAG